The Peribacillus sp. FSL E2-0218 genome contains a region encoding:
- the obgE gene encoding GTPase ObgE, protein MFVDQTKVYIKGGDGGNGIVAYRREKFIPKGGPAGGDGGNGANVVFEVEEGLRTLMDFRYQRHFKAPRGEHGMSKNMHGAAAKDMVIKVPPGTVVIDEKTKEVIADLVEHGQRAIIAKGGRGGRGNSRFATPANPAPEIAENGEPGQERDIIMELKLLADVGLVGFPSVGKSTLLSVVSAARPKIAEYHFTTIVPNLGMVETEDHRSFVMADLPGLIEGASEGVGLGHQFLRHIERTRVIVHVIDMSGLEGRDPYEDYLTINKELEEYNLRLTERPQIIVASKMDMPDSAENLAAFKEKLEEDYPVFPISAVTRDGIRELLYAIADKIEETPEFPLDHEEENTGIHRVLYKHTSQSDEFNIERESDGSFAVSGFKIERLFKMTDFTREESIRRFARQLRSFGVDEGLRQRGATNGDIVRILEYEFEFVD, encoded by the coding sequence ATGTTTGTCGATCAAACGAAAGTCTATATAAAAGGCGGAGACGGTGGTAACGGGATAGTTGCTTATCGTCGCGAGAAATTCATACCAAAAGGCGGACCTGCAGGCGGAGATGGCGGTAATGGCGCCAATGTCGTTTTTGAGGTGGAAGAGGGCTTGCGTACGTTAATGGATTTCCGCTATCAACGTCACTTTAAGGCACCGCGGGGTGAGCATGGCATGTCCAAAAACATGCATGGAGCGGCCGCAAAAGATATGGTCATCAAGGTTCCGCCAGGCACGGTTGTCATTGATGAAAAAACGAAGGAAGTCATTGCTGATCTAGTTGAGCACGGACAGCGTGCCATCATTGCCAAGGGTGGGCGCGGAGGCCGGGGGAATTCCCGTTTTGCTACACCTGCCAATCCTGCTCCTGAAATCGCCGAGAACGGGGAACCTGGCCAGGAACGCGATATCATCATGGAGTTGAAGCTGTTGGCTGATGTCGGTTTGGTCGGTTTCCCTAGTGTGGGGAAATCCACTTTGCTTTCGGTCGTTTCCGCAGCAAGACCTAAAATTGCCGAATACCATTTCACCACGATCGTCCCTAACCTCGGTATGGTGGAAACGGAAGATCACCGCAGTTTCGTCATGGCCGATTTGCCTGGTCTGATCGAAGGGGCTTCCGAAGGGGTCGGCCTTGGCCATCAATTCCTGCGCCATATTGAAAGAACGAGGGTAATCGTTCATGTAATCGATATGTCCGGACTTGAAGGCAGGGATCCATATGAAGACTACCTAACGATCAATAAAGAACTGGAAGAATACAACCTGCGCTTGACCGAGCGTCCGCAAATCATCGTTGCAAGTAAAATGGATATGCCGGACTCTGCAGAAAATCTTGCGGCATTCAAGGAAAAGCTGGAAGAAGACTACCCTGTTTTCCCGATTTCTGCGGTGACGCGTGACGGAATTCGTGAGCTTCTTTATGCAATTGCCGATAAAATCGAAGAAACACCTGAGTTCCCACTTGATCATGAAGAAGAAAATACGGGAATCCACCGTGTTCTTTATAAACATACATCACAGTCGGATGAGTTCAACATTGAACGCGAATCCGATGGCAGCTTTGCTGTATCAGGATTCAAGATCGAGCGTCTATTCAAAATGACGGACTTCACCCGTGAAGAGTCGATCCGTCGTTTCGCCAGGCAGCTCCGTTCATTCGGAGTCGACGAAGGCCTTCGTCAAAGAGGGGCCACAAATGGCGATATCGTCCGTATCCTTGAATATGAATTTGAATTTGTTGATTGA
- a CDS encoding Rne/Rng family ribonuclease, translating into MKKMIANLASREKRVAVLENEVLRQLVITPDHHRSTVGNIYLGKVTKVLPGMDAAFIDYGAEKNGFLHRDELPSFQLTKNVEGKAAIGQFVRQGEKLLVQVSRDETGTKGAKLTGLIEFSTESLVYIHGIDYVGVSKKFKNEHLQMQWRETALQNKNPDEGLIVRTSMENESEAVFLERLTSLREQYQGLERKAASLKAPALLLARDKFLEMIMNEMSRTAVGQLVVDDSAACRALSKWVEENEKGWEISQAPGPQNIFSEANMEAQVEKLSKKIVWLDNGGYLIFEETEAFTVIDVNSGKFTGKVAKEATLFAVNQAAAKEIARQVRLRNISGIILIDFINMAQSRHEQEIIDIVKKETAKDEKRVQVIGFTELGILQVTRKRTSPSLSELMTVPCPVCSGSGKIESPETVAFRLERELLEHRKTDDEAVWVEASKAVADVLLGEKESYRQTLEELIGKRVFLSFIPGSMNAYSIKRFGSMKEISGAIE; encoded by the coding sequence ATGAAAAAGATGATTGCCAACCTGGCTTCACGCGAAAAAAGAGTCGCCGTATTGGAGAATGAGGTACTACGCCAGCTTGTCATTACGCCTGATCACCACCGCAGTACGGTCGGTAACATTTATCTTGGGAAAGTGACGAAGGTATTGCCCGGTATGGATGCGGCCTTCATTGATTATGGGGCAGAGAAGAATGGCTTCTTGCATCGAGACGAGCTCCCTTCCTTCCAACTGACAAAAAACGTTGAAGGAAAAGCGGCCATCGGTCAATTTGTCCGTCAGGGAGAAAAGCTGCTCGTTCAGGTAAGCCGTGATGAGACAGGTACAAAAGGAGCTAAATTGACGGGGCTGATCGAGTTTTCCACAGAATCCCTCGTATACATACATGGAATCGATTATGTCGGCGTGTCCAAGAAATTCAAAAACGAGCACCTGCAAATGCAGTGGCGGGAAACAGCCCTGCAAAACAAAAATCCTGATGAGGGATTGATCGTACGCACCTCGATGGAGAACGAGAGTGAAGCGGTCTTCCTGGAAAGGCTGACTTCATTGCGTGAGCAGTATCAAGGACTTGAAAGGAAGGCTGCCTCCCTCAAGGCTCCGGCACTGCTGCTTGCGAGGGATAAGTTTTTGGAGATGATCATGAATGAAATGTCCCGAACGGCAGTCGGCCAGCTTGTCGTCGATGATTCAGCAGCCTGCCGCGCATTGAGTAAATGGGTAGAGGAAAATGAGAAGGGATGGGAAATATCCCAGGCACCCGGTCCGCAAAATATTTTTTCCGAAGCGAATATGGAAGCGCAAGTGGAAAAATTGAGCAAGAAAATCGTTTGGCTTGATAATGGCGGTTATTTAATCTTTGAAGAAACGGAAGCATTCACGGTCATCGATGTCAATTCAGGCAAGTTCACCGGAAAAGTGGCCAAGGAGGCAACCTTGTTTGCCGTGAATCAGGCGGCGGCGAAAGAGATCGCCCGCCAGGTAAGGCTTAGGAATATCAGCGGAATCATTTTGATCGACTTCATCAATATGGCTCAATCGCGCCACGAGCAGGAAATCATCGATATCGTTAAAAAGGAGACGGCAAAGGATGAGAAGCGGGTACAGGTCATCGGCTTTACTGAACTGGGCATCCTCCAAGTGACAAGAAAGAGAACCTCGCCGTCTTTAAGCGAATTGATGACGGTTCCTTGCCCGGTTTGCAGTGGAAGCGGGAAAATCGAGAGCCCGGAAACCGTAGCCTTCCGGCTGGAGCGTGAACTGCTGGAGCACCGCAAGACCGATGATGAAGCGGTCTGGGTCGAGGCAAGTAAGGCGGTGGCGGACGTGCTGCTCGGTGAAAAAGAATCGTACAGGCAGACGTTGGAGGAATTGATCGGCAAAAGGGTATTCCTATCATTTATCCCCGGCTCCATGAATGCCTATTCCATCAAGCGCTTTGGAAGCATGAAGGAAATCAGCGGCGCCATCGAATGA
- the rpmA gene encoding 50S ribosomal protein L27: MLRLNLQFFASKKGVGSTKNGRDSISKRLGAKRADGQFVSGGSILYRQRGTKIYPGENVGRGGDDTLYAKVDGVVKFERFGRDRKKVSVYPVAQEA, encoded by the coding sequence ATGTTAAGATTAAATCTTCAGTTCTTCGCTTCGAAAAAAGGAGTAGGTTCTACAAAGAACGGACGTGACTCAATCTCTAAGCGTCTTGGCGCTAAACGTGCAGACGGTCAATTCGTATCTGGTGGTTCTATCCTTTACCGTCAACGCGGAACGAAAATCTATCCAGGTGAGAATGTAGGCCGTGGTGGAGACGATACTCTATACGCTAAGGTAGACGGTGTTGTTAAATTCGAACGTTTTGGACGTGACCGTAAAAAAGTAAGCGTATATCCAGTTGCACAAGAAGCATAA
- the pheA gene encoding prephenate dehydratase: MTSKIAFLGPKATFTDLAVSRLFPNDIKIPMNTIPDCLDAVRDGEVNHTLVPIENALEGSVNITMDYLVHEVTLPIKGEVTIPIQQHYMVHPDHAYPGFKPDMVYSHSHAIAQCRKFLHKDLRGIPYEYVTSTAAAAKMVMENPDINIAAIANDMAAAEYGLTIVKHNIHDYEHNHTKFIVVSNSEVDYTGHLTVEGDAKTTLMVQLPADHSGQLHQVLSAFSWRKLNLSKIESRPMKTGLGHYFFIIDVEMALDDVLIPGAISELEALGCTVSVMGSYSCFKVRNGVVQR; encoded by the coding sequence ATGACATCAAAAATCGCATTTCTAGGGCCAAAAGCAACGTTCACGGATTTAGCTGTTTCACGACTATTTCCTAATGACATAAAGATACCGATGAATACGATTCCCGACTGCCTTGATGCTGTCCGGGACGGCGAAGTGAATCACACGCTCGTCCCCATCGAGAATGCATTGGAGGGCTCGGTCAATATAACGATGGATTACCTGGTCCATGAAGTCACATTACCGATAAAAGGGGAAGTGACGATTCCGATCCAGCAGCATTATATGGTGCATCCGGATCATGCGTATCCAGGTTTCAAACCGGACATGGTATATTCGCATTCCCATGCCATTGCCCAATGCCGCAAATTTCTACATAAAGATTTGAGGGGCATTCCATATGAGTATGTGACGTCGACCGCCGCTGCTGCGAAGATGGTGATGGAGAACCCTGACATCAACATTGCTGCCATTGCCAATGATATGGCTGCAGCGGAGTATGGCCTGACGATCGTGAAGCACAATATCCATGATTACGAACATAATCATACAAAGTTCATCGTCGTATCGAACAGTGAAGTGGACTATACCGGGCATTTGACGGTTGAAGGAGATGCGAAGACGACCTTGATGGTCCAGCTTCCTGCCGACCACTCGGGGCAGCTGCATCAAGTGCTTTCCGCTTTCTCCTGGAGGAAGCTGAACCTCTCCAAGATCGAATCAAGACCGATGAAAACCGGCCTTGGCCATTACTTTTTCATCATTGACGTTGAGATGGCCCTTGACGATGTTCTCATCCCAGGCGCCATATCCGAATTGGAGGCACTTGGCTGCACGGTTTCGGTCATGGGAAGCTATTCATGCTTTAAAGTAAGAAACGGTGTGGTGCAGCGCTGA
- the rplU gene encoding 50S ribosomal protein L21 produces MYAIIETGGKQIKVAAGEAVYIEKLNAEAGETVTFDKVLFVGGEDVKVGAPLVEGATVTGTVEKQGKQKKITVFKYKAKKNNRKKQGHRQPYTKVVIEAINA; encoded by the coding sequence ATGTACGCAATTATCGAAACTGGCGGTAAACAAATTAAAGTAGCAGCTGGCGAAGCGGTTTACATTGAAAAATTAAACGCAGAAGCAGGCGAAACTGTTACATTTGACAAAGTTTTATTCGTAGGTGGCGAAGACGTGAAAGTCGGTGCTCCACTAGTTGAAGGCGCTACTGTAACAGGTACTGTCGAAAAACAAGGGAAGCAAAAGAAAATCACTGTTTTCAAATACAAAGCGAAGAAAAACAATCGTAAAAAACAAGGTCATCGTCAACCATACACAAAAGTTGTTATCGAAGCAATCAACGCGTAA
- a CDS encoding transcription repressor NadR has translation MMERKKLLGEERRTKLLHILQTSPEPVTGSELSQMTNVSRQVIVGDITLLKARNEPIIATSQGYMFLPTESTKKPERIIACQHDPSRTQEELYLLVDIGITVKDVKIEHPVYGDLTASIMVSSRKEVQQFLSRVSATNASFLSELTSGIHLHTLSASSEELLDEAEEALRDAGILVD, from the coding sequence ATGATGGAAAGAAAGAAATTACTCGGGGAAGAAAGACGGACGAAACTTTTACATATATTGCAAACAAGCCCAGAGCCCGTTACTGGCAGCGAACTTTCGCAAATGACGAATGTAAGCCGCCAAGTCATCGTTGGCGATATAACGCTTCTGAAAGCACGGAATGAACCGATCATTGCCACGAGCCAAGGCTATATGTTCTTACCGACCGAAAGCACGAAAAAGCCCGAAAGGATCATCGCTTGCCAGCACGATCCTTCCCGGACGCAGGAAGAGCTATATCTGCTCGTGGATATCGGCATCACGGTGAAGGATGTCAAAATCGAGCACCCTGTATACGGTGACCTTACTGCTTCCATCATGGTCAGCAGCCGTAAGGAAGTCCAGCAATTCCTCTCAAGGGTATCTGCCACGAATGCTTCCTTTTTATCGGAGCTAACGAGCGGCATCCATCTCCATACACTGAGCGCATCTTCCGAGGAACTGCTTGACGAGGCGGAGGAGGCACTAAGGGACGCCGGCATATTGGTTGATTGA
- a CDS encoding Spo0B domain-containing protein, with amino-acid sequence MDKNWTTIETLRQTRHDWLNKIQIIKGNLELNRIDRVKGIIDEIIIETQNEARLSSLNLPKFTEMLLTSNWNNGSFYCEYEIIDVFEGSAEVDERMYRWTTDYFSILDKSLDPAFENVLSVSIGEKEMSNMRCSFHLQGRFIDQPAVIEFLERSLTAGQTIELCECNEDEMFFKMNIIF; translated from the coding sequence ATGGATAAAAATTGGACGACTATTGAAACCCTGCGTCAAACCAGGCATGATTGGCTGAATAAAATTCAAATCATCAAAGGCAATCTTGAGCTGAACAGAATTGACCGTGTCAAGGGCATCATTGATGAAATCATTATTGAAACTCAGAATGAAGCACGTCTGTCCAGCTTGAATTTACCGAAATTCACCGAAATGCTGCTGACTTCCAATTGGAATAACGGATCATTTTATTGCGAATATGAAATCATCGATGTGTTTGAAGGATCTGCCGAGGTGGATGAGCGGATGTATCGCTGGACGACCGATTACTTTTCCATTTTGGATAAGAGTCTGGACCCGGCTTTTGAAAACGTACTGTCTGTTTCCATAGGTGAAAAAGAAATGAGCAACATGCGCTGTTCCTTTCATTTGCAAGGCAGGTTCATTGACCAACCAGCAGTGATCGAGTTTTTGGAACGGTCGCTAACGGCTGGGCAAACGATCGAATTGTGCGAATGTAATGAGGATGAAATGTTTTTTAAGATGAATATTATTTTTTAG
- a CDS encoding ribosomal-processing cysteine protease Prp, producing the protein MIKVVFNAPQERIASFTLSGHANFAKKGSDIVCAGVSAVSFGAVNAIMSLTDVEPEIEQGREGGYLRCVIPGNLSPESEEKVQLLLNGMLVSLQTIERDYGKYMKIILNQ; encoded by the coding sequence ATGATTAAAGTTGTCTTTAATGCTCCGCAGGAACGAATTGCTTCGTTCACCTTAAGCGGACATGCCAATTTTGCTAAAAAAGGTTCTGATATCGTTTGTGCAGGTGTATCGGCTGTATCCTTCGGGGCAGTCAATGCAATCATGTCCTTAACGGACGTGGAGCCTGAGATCGAGCAAGGAAGAGAAGGCGGCTATCTTCGCTGCGTCATCCCGGGGAATCTTTCACCGGAATCCGAAGAGAAGGTCCAGCTGCTTTTGAACGGCATGCTCGTATCGCTGCAAACCATCGAACGTGATTATGGTAAATACATGAAAATTATCCTCAACCAATAG
- a CDS encoding ACT domain-containing protein translates to MNKADQKFFLVREDVLPEAMKKTLDAKEMIERGKAESVWEAVQRVDLSRSAFYKYRDTVFPFHTVVKEKLITLFFYLEDRSGTLSELLRLVASSGCNIMTIHQTIPLQGRANVTLSLNTGGMTMDINELLTKLRKMEFVEKVEIIGNGA, encoded by the coding sequence TTGAATAAGGCCGATCAGAAGTTTTTCCTCGTTCGAGAGGATGTCCTTCCCGAAGCGATGAAAAAAACGCTGGATGCAAAAGAAATGATTGAACGGGGAAAAGCGGAATCAGTTTGGGAAGCCGTACAGCGGGTGGACCTAAGCAGGAGCGCTTTTTACAAATACCGGGACACGGTGTTTCCGTTTCATACCGTTGTCAAAGAAAAACTGATTACCCTGTTCTTCTATCTTGAAGATCGGTCCGGTACTCTATCGGAGCTATTACGGCTCGTCGCATCATCCGGCTGCAACATCATGACCATCCATCAAACGATTCCTTTGCAGGGCCGTGCCAATGTCACCCTGTCCCTCAACACGGGCGGAATGACGATGGATATTAATGAACTGCTTACAAAACTGCGTAAAATGGAGTTCGTCGAAAAAGTCGAAATCATTGGGAATGGCGCATGA
- a CDS encoding IscS subfamily cysteine desulfurase gives MKDGSDLVIYLDYAATTPMDEEAIDVYSQASRRFFGNASSLHDIGSDSARLLDMSRQQLADMLNIKKEGIIFTSGGSEGNMLAIDTFIASKPAWQNHLIVSRTEHASIANYICKLEQSGYEVTYLRHWEDGLIDIEHLRGALSEKTCLVIVQHVNSEIGVIQPIEQISRIVREHQAFLHVDCVQSFAKLPLDRLSALCDGMSISSHKVYGPKGTGAAIFPAIQHLKALIPNVTHESGFRPGTVDVPSIASFVTAAKNLGDIIENEHRRIFMLRIQLIHQLTERKVDFQIIEAKTEQLPHILALTFAGLQGQYIMLELNRKGFAVSTGSACQIGKQEPSKTMMAIGKNEEEAHQFVRLSFGKHTTADDIHKLADCLEGVAAIR, from the coding sequence ATGAAGGATGGAAGTGATTTAGTGATCTATTTGGACTATGCGGCCACTACGCCGATGGATGAAGAAGCGATCGACGTGTACAGCCAAGCCTCCCGGAGGTTTTTCGGGAACGCAAGCAGTTTGCATGATATTGGCTCTGATAGTGCACGTTTATTGGATATGTCACGACAGCAACTGGCAGATATGCTGAATATAAAAAAAGAAGGCATCATCTTCACGAGCGGTGGTTCGGAAGGCAATATGCTTGCAATCGATACATTTATCGCTTCAAAACCAGCTTGGCAAAACCATCTGATTGTTAGCCGGACCGAGCATGCATCGATTGCCAACTATATCTGCAAGCTTGAACAATCCGGCTACGAGGTGACGTATTTACGGCATTGGGAAGATGGCCTCATCGATATCGAACACCTGAGGGGAGCTCTGTCGGAGAAAACCTGCCTGGTCATTGTCCAGCATGTGAATTCTGAAATAGGTGTCATTCAGCCCATTGAGCAAATAAGCAGAATCGTTCGGGAGCATCAAGCCTTTTTGCATGTCGATTGTGTTCAATCATTTGCAAAGTTGCCACTGGATAGGTTATCCGCTTTATGTGATGGAATGTCCATTTCCAGCCATAAAGTTTATGGACCAAAAGGGACCGGGGCCGCGATTTTCCCAGCCATCCAGCATTTAAAGGCTTTGATTCCGAATGTCACGCATGAATCTGGATTCCGTCCTGGTACGGTGGATGTCCCCAGTATAGCCTCGTTCGTGACAGCTGCCAAAAATTTAGGAGATATCATCGAAAATGAGCATAGGCGGATTTTCATGCTTAGGATTCAATTGATTCACCAACTAACGGAAAGAAAGGTCGACTTTCAAATCATCGAAGCGAAAACTGAGCAATTGCCGCACATCCTCGCGCTGACCTTCGCGGGTTTGCAAGGGCAGTACATCATGCTCGAATTAAACAGGAAGGGCTTCGCGGTATCGACGGGGAGCGCCTGTCAGATCGGTAAACAGGAGCCATCCAAAACCATGATGGCAATCGGGAAAAACGAAGAAGAAGCCCATCAATTCGTCCGTCTTTCCTTTGGAAAACATACCACTGCAGATGATATTCACAAATTGGCAGACTGCCTCGAAGGAGTGGCTGCCATTCGATAA